One window of the Runella slithyformis DSM 19594 genome contains the following:
- a CDS encoding manganese catalase family protein: MFYHVKELQFNARVSRPDPAFATLLLEQFGGANGELAAALRYFEQAFAAKNPHPDKYDLLMDIATEEFSHLEIVGATIQMLLTGVNGDLKNAAENSEIMQLLDGKAAKEDMIHKGMVAPQFLVASGGGPCYTNSQGVPWTAAYINGDGQGDLSSDLRSDIAAETRAKMVYEYLLQFTDDPYVKETLRFLMTREVAHYQMFEAALMTIKPSFPPGVLQADPRYSNLYFNFSGGNDFRGPWNDGKSTQLGETFQFIEDPIRHCIETNGLTDQEAEGTSRTEKTVQQMEEELSEIRSQEVKSASPTRNIEWNSPLI; this comes from the coding sequence ATGTTTTATCACGTAAAAGAACTTCAGTTCAATGCTCGGGTTTCACGGCCCGACCCCGCCTTTGCTACGCTGCTGTTGGAGCAGTTTGGGGGTGCCAACGGTGAGCTTGCCGCCGCGCTTCGGTATTTTGAGCAGGCGTTTGCCGCCAAAAATCCCCATCCTGACAAATACGATCTGTTGATGGACATTGCCACCGAAGAATTCAGCCACCTCGAAATCGTAGGCGCTACCATTCAGATGCTGCTGACAGGCGTGAACGGTGACCTGAAAAATGCCGCTGAAAATTCTGAGATCATGCAACTGCTCGATGGCAAGGCGGCCAAAGAAGATATGATTCATAAAGGGATGGTGGCTCCTCAATTTTTAGTGGCCAGCGGCGGCGGTCCCTGCTACACCAACAGTCAGGGAGTGCCCTGGACGGCAGCGTATATCAATGGCGACGGTCAGGGAGACCTTTCCAGCGATCTGCGCTCCGATATTGCTGCCGAAACCCGCGCCAAGATGGTGTACGAGTATTTACTCCAGTTTACGGATGACCCGTACGTCAAAGAAACCCTGCGGTTTTTGATGACGCGGGAGGTGGCTCACTACCAGATGTTTGAGGCGGCGCTGATGACCATTAAGCCGAGTTTTCCACCGGGCGTGTTGCAGGCAGATCCCCGATACAGTAATCTGTACTTTAATTTCTCCGGCGGAAATGACTTCAGAGGTCCCTGGAATGACGGAAAATCGACGCAGTTGGGCGAGACGTTCCAATTCATTGAAGACCCCATCAGGCATTGTATCGAAACCAACGGCCTGACGGATCAGGAAGCGGAAGGTACCTCCCGTACCGAAAAGACGGTGCAGCAAATGGAAGAAGAACTCAGCGAAATACGCAGTCAGGAAGTGAAGTCTGCTTCTCCAACGCGTAACATCGAATGGAATTCGCCCCTTATCTAG
- a CDS encoding DUF6789 family protein, producing the protein MVLLIIITAGISGTAFMTLFLYLFTALIHRQLKVVKILGTMLTNQTTPDGGLSELPWVIWVGVTVHYLIGVMFTLGYYFLWQFGIGSPDYESGAVFGFLTGLFGITVWRVVFWLHPNPPRTVSLPIYLLSLLIAHVIFGVFVHLTYSLLVQRMNQR; encoded by the coding sequence ATGGTTCTGCTGATAATTATAACGGCCGGTATTTCCGGAACCGCTTTTATGACCCTCTTTTTATACCTGTTTACTGCGTTGATTCATCGGCAGCTGAAGGTAGTAAAGATATTGGGTACCATGCTCACCAATCAAACCACACCTGACGGTGGACTCTCGGAGTTGCCTTGGGTGATTTGGGTGGGTGTTACAGTGCATTATCTGATTGGAGTGATGTTTACGCTTGGCTATTATTTTCTTTGGCAATTTGGCATCGGGAGCCCTGACTATGAGTCCGGAGCCGTTTTTGGCTTTTTGACCGGGCTGTTTGGGATTACGGTTTGGAGAGTTGTGTTTTGGTTACATCCCAACCCTCCCCGCACCGTTTCCCTACCGATCTATTTGCTCTCATTGCTCATTGCCCACGTTATTTTCGGTGTTTTTGTTCATTTGACGTATAGCCTGCTCGTACAACGTATGAATCAGCGATGA